The nucleotide sequence CGGTGTCATCGCCGACTTCGAGATCACCGAGCGGATGCTCCGCTACTTCATTCTGAAGATTCACAAGCGGCGGTATCTCGCCCGTCCTCGGGTCGTCGTCTGCGTGCCGTCCGGCATCACCGGTGTCGAGCGTCGCGCCGTCATCGAGGCCTCCTCGCAGGCCGGCGCCCGCCAGGTGCACATCATCGAGGAGCCGATGGCCGCGGCCATCGGCTCCGGCCTGCCGGTCCACGAGGCCACGGGCAACATGGTGGTGGACATCGGCGGCGGCACCACGGAGGTCGCGGTCATCTCCCTCGGCGGCATCGTCACCGCCCAGTCCATCCGCGTCGCGGGCGACGAGTTGGACAATGCGATCATCCAGCACATCAAGAAGGAGTACTCGCTCCTTCTCGGTGAGCGGACGGCCGAACAGATCAAGATCACGATCGGTTCGGCGTACGACCTCGACGCTGACGAGCACACCGAAATCCGCGGCCGGGACCTGGTGTCCGGGCTGCCCAAGACCGTCGTCATCTCCGCCGCGGAAGTGCGGAAGGCGATCGAGGAACCCGTCAACGCCATCGTCGATGCCGTCAAGACGACCCTCGACAAGTGCCCGCCGGAACTCTCCGGCGACATCATGGACCGCGGCATCGTCCTGACCGGCGGCGGTGCTCTGCTCCGCGGTCTCGACGAGCGGCTGCGCCGGGAGACCGGAATGCCGATCCACATCGCCGAGGACCCGCTGGACAGCGTGGCGCTCGGCGCCGGCAAGTGTGTCGAGGAGTTCGAGGCGTTGCAGCAGGTGCTCGACGCCCAGCCCCGCAGATGACGTAACACTTCGATTCCGCCGTACGGGACACTC is from Streptomyces sp. NBC_01314 and encodes:
- a CDS encoding rod shape-determining protein is translated as MSFIGRDMAVDLGTANTLVYVRGRGIVLNEPSVVAINTNTGGILAVGAEAKKMIGRTPGNIVAVRPLKDGVIADFEITERMLRYFILKIHKRRYLARPRVVVCVPSGITGVERRAVIEASSQAGARQVHIIEEPMAAAIGSGLPVHEATGNMVVDIGGGTTEVAVISLGGIVTAQSIRVAGDELDNAIIQHIKKEYSLLLGERTAEQIKITIGSAYDLDADEHTEIRGRDLVSGLPKTVVISAAEVRKAIEEPVNAIVDAVKTTLDKCPPELSGDIMDRGIVLTGGGALLRGLDERLRRETGMPIHIAEDPLDSVALGAGKCVEEFEALQQVLDAQPRR